A window of Streptomyces sp. SAI-127 contains these coding sequences:
- a CDS encoding ribonuclease HII gives MPYEPPTHTVERSLRATTGAKIIAGVDEVGRGAWAGPVTVCAAVTGLRRPPQGLTDSKLLSVKRRTELAEVLRTWVTSYALGHASHEEIDDLGMTAALRIAAVRALEALPVRPDAVILDGKHDYLGTPWKVRTVIKGDQSCVAVAAASVIAKVQRDKMMAELGIDHADFGFAANAGYPSPVHKAALEVRGPTPYHRLSWAYLDALPQWRHLKKARSWADGSVPEIEGQLGFDF, from the coding sequence ATGCCGTACGAACCACCTACTCACACCGTCGAGCGCTCCCTTCGCGCCACGACCGGAGCGAAGATCATTGCCGGTGTCGACGAGGTGGGGCGAGGAGCCTGGGCCGGCCCCGTCACCGTCTGCGCGGCCGTCACCGGACTGCGTCGACCGCCCCAAGGCCTCACCGACTCCAAGCTGCTCAGCGTCAAACGCCGTACCGAACTCGCAGAGGTACTGCGGACGTGGGTGACGTCGTACGCCCTCGGACACGCGAGCCACGAAGAGATCGACGACCTGGGGATGACGGCGGCCCTGCGGATCGCCGCCGTGCGCGCCCTGGAGGCACTCCCGGTCCGGCCGGACGCGGTGATCCTCGACGGGAAGCACGACTATCTCGGAACGCCCTGGAAAGTCCGGACCGTGATCAAGGGCGACCAATCCTGTGTGGCGGTCGCGGCGGCCTCGGTGATCGCCAAGGTTCAGCGCGACAAAATGATGGCCGAACTGGGTATCGACCATGCAGACTTCGGTTTCGCGGCCAACGCCGGGTATCCGTCGCCCGTGCACAAGGCCGCGCTGGAGGTTCGGGGCCCCACCCCGTACCACCGGTTGTCGTGGGCGTATCTTGATGCGCTGCCACAGTGGCGGCACCTCAAGAAGGCACGCAGCTGGGCGGATGGAAGCGTTCCGGAAATCGAGGGCCAGCTCGGCTTCGACTTCTGA